DNA sequence from the Bufo bufo chromosome 3, aBufBuf1.1, whole genome shotgun sequence genome:
TTTTACTTACAGGACTAATCTGTAATTAACTCACACGTCATTTTCTCTATAGATACCGTTATATGCTTCTCTAACTAGAGATATCTGTGTATCTACAGTTATATAATACAGGTCTGTACACATAACACATATTGTAGACAGTACATAGTGTTGAGGATGGTGGAGCACAAAACATTTCCTTTTCATGTTATTTTGTGCCGTCATGACTTctataaatgatttttttatgtcATTACTACTAGTGTGCAGTCTTCTAATGTGCACTTATATAATATGGAGGTAAAGAGTTGCCTCCTTATAGGGATTATTCAAAACTTTAATcgcttttttttgccatttttttaaaatggatTTTTGAATTGTCCATAGGATGTAAATTCTACCATACCAATGCTATCCATGTATTACCTATATGCCAgttaaaataaatagataaatcaaGAAGACCACAATTCAATCTCCATGCTTTCCTTAAATCCTACTTTCTGGGCAATCAGATGACATGAAAAAGTGTGGTGACTGAAAATGTTTGCCGTCTATGATCTGATTTGTCCCTTAAAACAGAAACCAATAAAAATGTATTGAATGTGAGTTTAGAGAGTGCAGATGTTTCAATGATCTATAGTGTTGGCAGTTTATGAACAATCAGCACCTCCCTGATAGACAGAGAGCAAGGGTTGTCCGGTTTTAGATTTATTAAATAAGTAAtatcataaaaaaatctaaaataaactCGCAAAGGACCGATAAAATCGAATCAAGGTTTCATGTGTGTGTCATGGTACAAGCCCGGGACAATGCTACATAGCACATGGGCCAAAGTGTAAAGttcatataaaaataatattacaGTGCAAAACACCTTTATGTGAACACAATGGTATAGACTgatctacaggattaataatcaaCCAAAGTACTAAAGAGGAAGAGTGCAAAAATAAATAGAGGAACATAAGTCACTAAATGTGACATCCAGTGATTGAAAATCTCCATACAAGACCATTCAAGAAGAGGTGGGTAATGACCAGGTGTAGCATGGAGCTCTTATCCATGTGCATGACTGATAAAATCGCAGTAATAGATATAAATAGTTTGGAGGGCACTCAACTATCTGGTGTTGCAGGGAACCATCAAGCACGCAACTCGCAGGTCCGAATTGCGTTTTGTGTATATTGCGCTTACAGTGAACATGAAAGTAGCTATAACTTGCTTGTAGACTATTATATTACGGAGAGGAACTGGTTGTCCTTTTACAACTGAACTTTCCACAACTGAACTGTCCATACTAAGATCTATGTCAACTATTCACTTGCTGGTTACTTGCACCAAAGATCAAGCAGCTTTCAAATACGTGAAACGCCGAAAGAACTGAGCCGGCACAACTCAGCAGCCATACCATTACAGTTCCACTCCGGACGCAGAGTATTTTTGCTTTACAAAGGATTGGTAACGTTTTTGAAAGTTTATGTTACACTAACCAAAATTAACAATTAATAAGTCTATCAAATGACAGTTATCTAAaaaacataaagagaaaaaagctGCCTTCATAGAGGGGACATCAATTACCACTAATATACTGATGTCAGTGAAATTGAGAATTATACAAGGGGAGTTATATGAGACAAAGTAGAGATTTATATATCATTAAATTCCAATACCAGCTGGCCAATTATATTGAAACCAACTAAAACGTATCATATATTCAGTCATTCATGTTTATAgcgcaatttgatattttttttccatttgagaATATCACCGATTTAATTTTTCAGATTTTACTTACATCACGTTATGATATGAATGACTAATTATAACATGGACTCATAAAATGGCAAATCATGGGATTTAGGAgtatatttattatgtatttataAATGCAACaatcatgtttttttaatttgatAACCATTttcttaatatacagtacagaccaaaagtttggacacaccttctcattcaaagagttttctttattttcatgactatgaaggcatcaaaactaggaattaacacatgtggaattatatacataacaaacaagtgtgaaacaactgaaaatatgtcatattctaggttcttcaaagtagccaccttttgctttgattactgcttcgcacactcttggcattctcttgatgagcttcaagaggtagtcccctgaaatgttcttccaacagtcttgaaggagttcccagagatgcatagcacttgttggcccttttgccttcactctgcggtccagctcaccccaaaccatctcgattgggttcaggtccggtgactgtggaggccaggtcatctggcgcagcaccccatcactctccttcatggtcaaatagcccttactttcaaagttttcccaatttttcggctgactgactgactttcatttcttaaagtaatgatggccactcgtttttctttacttagctgcttttttcttgccataataccaattctaacagtctaatcagtaggactatcagctgtgtatccacctgacttctccgtaatgcaactgatggtcccaaccccatttataaggcaagaaatcccacttattaaacctgacagggcacacctgtgaagtgaaaaccatttcaggggactacctcttgaagctcatcaagagaatgccaagagtgtgcaaagcagtaatcaaagcaaaaggtggctactttgaagaacctagaatatgacatattttcagttgtttcacacttgtttgttatgtatataattccacatgtgttaattcatagttttgatgccttcagtgtgaatctacaattttcatagtcctgaaaataaagaaaactctttgaatgagaaggtgtgtcgaaacttttggtctgcactgtagGTCTAATGGTTTAATAAGGTGTATATATTATCCCATTGATATTGCTGTTATTGTGATTGTACTTTTCATTTTACTTTTTATCACATTGCACTTCATCAATCCATTGATATCgctcttattttttatttcatatcattttcacctttttttttagatttattcacttttatatactttttatgtattttggaATAAATGGTTTATGTGTATTTATGCATGTGTTATTTATGCATCTATTACTGCAATTTTATCGGCAGTGGGTGTGTCGTGGAGAGTGCACCTAGTCTGTAGATTTGGGACGGTAGAGCCACTGCGTAGAAATATGACTGACAAAATGTGAAGCTTTGTCGGGGGATGTCAGCAGTGATAAGTGTGGGGAAGCAggttacatatatttatatatttgtagcaTTAATTAATTAGTAGCAAGGAAAATAAGGACCTATTCACTTATGAATATTTTCTTCTTTCTCCAGGTGATGACAGGATAAGAAGCTACTAAAAATATCTTTTCTCTTCCTCTTATGACGTAAAAGATAATTAAGTACGATTTGTAAGTAATAGAACTGAACACAGACTGGGTGAAATGTCAACAAGAGCTGAATGTAGGAAACCTTTAGAAATGAAATTTAAGGAAACTCAACAAGGTGAACGGTCATTTaaatgtccagaatgtgggaaatcatTTATTACAAAAACAaatcttgttgaacatcagagaattcacatagGAGAGAAACCCTATTCATACTCAGAATGTGAGAAGAGTTTTAGTCTTAAAATAAATCTTGCAcgtcatcagaaaattcacacaggagagaagccattttcatgtacagaatgtgaaAAGTGTTTTAGTCAGAAGTCATTTCTTGTtcaacatgagagaattcacacaggagagaagccgttttcatgtacagaatgtgagaagtgttttagtaACAAGTCACATCTTGTTCTACATCAGAGAtttcacacagaagagaagccgttttcatgtacagaatgtgggaaatcatTTATTGCAAAAAGAAATCTTGTTGAACATCACAAAATTCACACAGGAATTAAACcgtattcatgctcagaatgtgagaAGAGTTTTAATCTTAAAACAAAACTTGCAcgtcatcagaaaattcacacaggagagaagccgttttcatgtacagaatgtgagaagtgttttagtcagaaatcacatcttgatgcacatctgagaattcacacaggagagaagccatttttatgctcaGAATGTGATAgttgttttagtcagaaatcacatcttgatgcacatctgagaattcacacaggagagaagacaTTTTTATGCTCAGAATGTGATAGTTGTTTTAGtcggaaatcacatcttgttgtacatcagaaaactcacacaggagagaagccatttacaTGTACAGATTGTGGGAAAGGATTTACTCAAAAATCAAGTCttttaaaacatttaaaaattcaCACGAGGAAGTAACCATGTGTATGTATAGTATGAGGAAACAGTAGTATAAAATCAGGTCTTGTGGCAAATGAAAGAGCTGACAAGTTAGAAGCCACTGTAATTTTTAGACTGTATGAAATGTGGAAGGTGTGGAGCTCCACTGTAGGACTCGCTACCTTATgatgtgttcttttttttttcctgccaaacttgttttataataaatattACAATGAATGAATACTGACCGAGTAACGTCTCTTTACACTCAGAGAGTCGCCCCTTGGCTGTGATGTCCACAGAGAGCGATATAAACCAAAGATTGAATTTCAAAAGAGCTTTGTGGGAAACTCCCTTTAACtcaggctgacaaggggcccggtgcCCAGAAGCATGTCAGTCAACTAAACTTAGctgcctttaaagggtttctttcACCAGGATTAACAAAAtagcgatatttatatgtgctcattagtctccatgcagtgtttaaaatgatcccactgtttatgctctgtgtgtgttagattcttataaaaatcgatcttattgatatgtgaattacctctgtcaggagcccaaggggttgtcccacgatatgtTGGAGTCCAGCCGCGCCCATcaatccggagcccagcaccacctacaacttaatttattcactccactatccctgACGTCAGTTCTTCTCAGTGCTGTAATCTCGCGCAGGTGCAGTGCACACTGTAGTCTGCACCCATGCGGACTACTGGCATCGGCTTCGACAAGTCaaatgcgcatgcgctggctcCATTGTCGAAGCATAAACAGTGAGATCATTTtaaacactgcatggagactaatgggcacatataaatattgctatttcattaatcctggtgacagaatcactTTAAGTTAGTTTTTCAGGTCAGGCCCCTTCACAGTGCGGTGACGGTGACATTGGGGGACTGGCCTGTGACCTGTACATCATCATCCAATCCCTCCCACCCCGCCCCCCGGTGACTGTGCTGTGCCCGCTGCCTGTGTGCCCCCATTGCCCAAGTTGCCCTTGCCCTTGTGACTGTGCCTCCCTGGTTTCCTCTTTCAGGAGAGCAGTGGCTGACCAATATGTGTGCCCCTGTGTCCTTTGTCTGTGCCCACACTGGCCTGTGGCCCCCAGATGATGTAGAGCTTGAAAAACTGatgtattgtcacggatggtgttgcagaaaacaagaagtaacaaataaagatccaactgacttgatcccaaactaaggaacaaaagggtgagccctatatAAGCCCtatagctctccctgactgctcagcccatgcaaagatctctgtGATAGAAAGTttcatgtccacgtacctagactgagtgacacctgaaaaccctataatagtgagaggacacgaccaccggctccctgcactaaatacagagggagtcagagtcacctagaatcaagccaacaggaaaacacaaataaagggatagacttatctgagaaaccagcagtagcaaacttctagcagtgagcacaatccaggaaatagtataaaccgcaaggtgaggcagtatgggaggggatataaagggaggcaatcactgctaatagatgacagctggaagagggagaagagatgtcaaagcgaaactaaaacaaaagaacatcatgcaggaggtactgaagaacgtctgtcagaacttctcagagatctggcggtgacagcacccctccctctacgagtggactccgaacattcagagcccaccttctcatgatgggacctatggaatgccctgataagacgagtagccttaatgtctgccactgggacccacatcctctcctcaggaccataaccctcccaatgaacaaggtactggagagaacttcagataacacgagaatccacaatcctagagacctgaaactcaagattaccatcaaccacaattgaaagagggggcaaagaggagggtacagtgggttggacataaggttttattagggacttgtgaaaaacattatggatcttccaagtctgaggaagatcaagacggaaggcaacgggattgatgacggacaagatcttgtaaggcccaataaacgtaggacccaacttccaggagggaaccttcaacttgatattcttagtagacaaccacaccagatcaccaacattcaggtccggaccaggcacacgtctcttatccgccacacgcttatatctctcactcatgctctttagattatcctgaatcttttgccaaatagatgacaaagacaaggagaatctctcctcatcaggtaaaccagaagacccctctccagagaatgtcccaaactgcgtatgaaacccatatgcaccaaaaaatggcgacttatcagaggactcctgacgacggttatttaaagcaaactcagcaaggtacaaaaaagaacaccaatcctcctgattctccgccacaaaacagcgcagatatgtctccagattctgattgacgcgctctgtctggccattcgactgcggatggaaagcagaagagaatgacaaccgaactccCAAGCGAgagcagaaagccttccagaatctggaaacaaattgcgtgcccctatcagagactatgtctgaaggaatgccatgcaatttgacaatgtgatcaacaaatgcctgtgccagcgttttagcattgggcaacccaggaaaaggaataaaatgcgccattttgctaaaacgatccaccaccaccagaatcacagtcttccccgaggaacgaggcaggtccgtaatgaagtccatggagagatgtgtctaaggacgggaaggaatgggtaacgggaggagaggacctgatggccgtgaatgagggactttggcacgagcgcaggtcttgcaggctgccacaaaaccatcAACCGActtacaaagagccggccaccagaatctccgagcaatgagatccactgtggctctaccccccgggtgcccagcaaggacagtatcgtggtgcgccTTAAAAACCttatgtcgtaaagcgagaggcacaaacatccTCCCagaaggacaaagatcaggagcctctgcctgggctacctgaacctctgcctccaattcaggataaagagcagagacaaccaccccttcagccaaaatgggacctgggtcttcaaagtGACCCCCTTCCGGAAAAAAACGTGACAGGGcaaccgccttcacattcttaaccccagggcggaacgtgccaacaaaattaaaccttgaaaagaacaaagaccatctgtcctgtctcgggttcagacgcttggctgactccaagtaggccagattattatagtcggtaaacacggtaatagggtgtctggctccctctagccaatggcgccattcctcaaaagctaacttgatggccaacaactccctatctccaacatcgtaatttctctctgcggaggagagtttctttgagaaaaaggcacacggtcgccatttggcaggagagggaccctgagacaagaccgcacccacacccacctctgaagcgtccacctcaacaatgaaaggcagagagacatcaggttgtatcaAGATGGGAGCGGGAGCAAAACTCTctctgatactagaaaaggccttacgcgcatctaccgaccaggaggaaaaatctaccccctttttagtcatatcagtgagtggcttaacaacagaggaataattcaaaatgaactgtaataattggcaaaacccaaaaaacgcatcagcaccttctgattctcaggaagctcccaattaagcacagcgcggaccttctcggggtccatgcgaaaaccagaagcggagagaaggaaacccagaaattgaatttctggaaccgcaaacacacatttttccagtttagcgtacaatttattctcccgcagaatgagcaaaacctgacgtaggtggtccctatgagtcttgaaatcaggagaaaaaatctaaatgtcatctagttacactagtacaaatttccccattaaatgataaaaaatactgttcacaaaatgttggaagacggctggagcattcatcaaaccaaaaggcataaccaaattctcaaaatggccctcaggggtattgaaggccgtcttccattcgtccccttctctgaccctgaccaggttgtatgcccctctcaaatccaacttggaaaaaactttagcccccaacaatctggttaaacaggtccgggatcagaggaagcggataagggtcacgaattgtgatactgttcagctccctgaaatccagacatggtcttaaagaaccatcttttttcttgacaaaaaaaaaaacagcggcaacaggtgacttcgagggtcgtatgtgtccctttctcaggctctcagagatataagtacgcatagcgaccctttcaggttgggagagattgtataaacgagatttaggcaacttggcgcctgggatgagattaatagggcaatcatactcccggtgggggggcagctcctgaacaccactctcagaaaacacatccgaaaattcagagagaaaagatggtacagtcttagtagaaacctctgaaagagacctcgagaggcaattctctctgcaaaagtcactccaaccatttatttgcctcgcttgccaatcaatggtggggttatgtttagtgagccagggtagccccaacaccagaggagtaggtaatccgcttaggacgaaacatgacacatcctcaacatgagcatcacccatagtcaaacagatattgtgaactatgccctttatcgatttttgagaaagtggagcgggatcaatagcaaaaacaggtatgtcctttcccaaagtgcatacctggaaaccatgtgttatagcaaattgattatcaatgagattaacagctgctccactatctacaaaaatctcacaaacaatgttcttgcaccctggaaggtaggacaaaacgggaactacaagcaaacggaaaaccttcaatttccgcatcaaccttgccaatagtaacagatggaacatttttagaggacttttttctttttgtttctttattaccctcaaaaaactccctgaatctcctagatggacaaacatttgccaaatgatttatacctccacaacagaaacaaaccctcctttgagagctgaatcctctattattAGAGGCAAactaacccagctgcatgggctcctgctcagagaggattgagagagactgaggctcctgctcactgaatgagaccgtcccactgtccttgggctgagtatgacaggaaggagttatctctcctctctctctaagacacctgtcaatacgaacagcccgagacatggcagtctccaaggaggtacagtacagatcaaaagtttggacacaccttctcattcaaagagttttctttattttcatgactatggaaattgtagattcacactgaaggcatcaaaactatgaattaacacatgtggaattatatgcataacaaaaaagtgtgaaacaactgaaaatatgtcatattctaggttcttcaaagtagccaccttttgctttgattactgctttgcacacttttggcattctcttggtgagcttcaagaggtagtcacctgaaatggttttcacttcacaggtgtgccctgtcaggtttaataagtgggatttcttgccttataaatggggttgggaccatcagttgcgttgtggagaagtcaggtggatacacagctgatagtcctacttaatagactgttagaatttgtattatggcaagaaaaaagcagctaagtaaagaaaaactaatggccatcaatactttaagaaatgaaggtcagtcagtccgaAAAATTGGGGAAAGTTTGAAAGTGTCCCCAAATGCAGTCGCAAAAACCATCAAGCGCTACAAAGAAACTGGCTCACATGTGGACCGCCCCAGGAAAGGAAGACCAAGAGTCACCTCTGCTGCGGAGGATAAGTTCATCCGAGTCACCAGCCTCAGAAATCGcaggttaacagcagctcagattagagaccaggtcaatgccacacagagttctagcagcagacacatctctagaACAACTGTTAAGAGGAGACTGTGTGAATCAGGCCTTCATGGTAAAATATCTGCTAGGAAACCACTGCTAAGGACAGGCAACAAGCAGAAGAGACTTGTTTGGGCTAAAGAAcacaaggaatggacattagaccagtggaaatctgtgctttggtctgatgagtccaaatttgagatctttggttccaaccaccgtgtctttgtgcgacgcagaaaaggtgaacggatggactctatatgcctggttcccaccgtgaagcatggaggaggaggtgtgatggtgtgggggtgctttgctggtgacactgttggggatttatttaaaattgaaggcatactgaaccagcagggctaccacagcatcttgcagcggcatgctattccatccggtttgcgtttagttggactatcatttatttttcaacaggacaatgaccccaaatacacctccaggctgtgtaagggctatttgaccatgaaggagagtgatggggtgctgcgccagatgacctggcctccacaatcaccggacctgaacccaatcgagatggtttggggtgagctggaccgcagagtgaaggcaaaaggggcaacaagtgctaagcaacgtggctactttgaagaacctagaatatgacatattttcagttgtttcacacttttgttatgtatataattccacatgtgttaattcatagttttgatgccttcagtgtgaatctacaattttcatagtcatgaaaataaagaaaactctttgaataaaaaggtgtgtccaaacttttggtctgtactgtaggtctcTCGTGAAAGGCAAatgctgtttaccctggcataaaagacgcagtttagattcagccagagcaatacgatacggatcatcatatatctgacacagggctaaaaaaaattaatccactgaacggaggggccgtgccccaccggcagcgaaaaggcccaggactgagcgttatccctgagtagcgagatgatgatccccaccctccgctcctcattaccagaggaatggagaAGTAGgctaaaatggagtttgcaagcctctctaaaacgaacaaaattctcactacccccggagaacgtatccggaagcgaaattttaggctcagaacaaattccatgagcgcaagcagaaacggtcacgtcaaactgagagacagttttctgGAGATCtgatacctccagtgaaagaccctgcatgcgggcaatcaaggctgaaaccggattcatgcttaagacggttttggcggtttataatgtcatggatggtgttgcagaaaacaagaagtaacaaataaagatccaactgacttgatcccaaactaaggaacaaaaggatgagccctattaaagccctgtagctctccctgactgctcagcccatgcaaagatctctgtgatagaaagttgcatttccacgtacctagactgagtgacacctgaaaaccctataatagtgagggagtcagagtcacctagaatcaagccaacaggaaaacacaaataaagggataGACTTATCTGAGAAACCAGCAGTAACAaacttctagcagtgagcacaatccaggaagtagtataaaccgctaagtgaggcagtatgggaggggatataaaaggaggcaatcactgctaatagatgacagctggaagagggagaagagatgtcaaagcgaaaccaaaacaaaagaacatcatgcaggaggtactgaagaacgtctgtcagaacttctcagagatctggcggtgacatgtATCtgatctagggatgagcgaacccgaacattttcgtaaaagtctgggtttgagttcggtgttcggcgctttcttggcgctttttgaaaggctgcaaagcagccaatcaacaagcatcatactacttgccccaagaggccatcacagccatgcctactattggcatggctgtgattggccagtgcagcatgtgacccagcctctatataagcttgggtcacgtagcgctgcacgtcactctgctgatacaagtgtagggagaggttgcagctgcga
Encoded proteins:
- the LOC120993554 gene encoding gastrula zinc finger protein XlCGF8.2DB-like; amino-acid sequence: MSTRAECRKPLEMKFKETQQGERSFKCPECGKSFITKTNLVEHQRIHIGEKPYSYSECEKSFSLKINLARHQKIHTGEKPFSCTECEKCFSQKSFLVQHERIHTGEKPFSCTECEKCFSNKSHLVLHQRFHTEEKPFSCTECGKSFIAKRNLVEHHKIHTGIKPYSCSECEKSFNLKTKLARHQKIHTGEKPFSCTECEKCFSQKSHLDAHLRIHTGEKPFLCSECDSCFSQKSHLDAHLRIHTGEKTFLCSECDSCFSRKSHLVVHQKTHTGEKPFTCTDCGKGFTQKSSLLKHLKIHTRK